The genomic interval AGATGCGGGCCGCGAAGGCCTGAGGCAGAATAGGCGCGAAAGCCCGCGTGATCGTCCCTACCAAGGCGGCTGCGCGGCGCCCGTCCAGTCCCACATAGGGAGATGCGCCATGAAACGTCTGCCGGGAGGTCGTCGCACGCACGTCGTGTGGGTGCTGCTGCTAGCGGGATGTACCGTGGGCGGCGTGTCGCAAAGCGGGCCATACAGCGGACCGCCCGGCGGGCCGCATCTGAGCCCGACCGAGTGCCGCGATCTGACTGCGCTCAGAAGCCAGGCGCCGCCCACCATGGCGGAACACCAGAGCGAACTCGGGGCGCTGAGGAAGGCGGGTTACGACCCGTCGCCGTGGGCCGACGACCCTTACTATCCCGACGATCTGCAGGCGGCGCAGCGCCTCGTGGACTACTGGTTCCAGACGGAATGTCCGCGATTGCAGTCGCAGTGAGCGATCGCGCGAAAAAAGAGGCGTCGGGCAGGCCGGCGTCCTTCAATGCGCCCTTTAATGTGCCCTTCAATGCGCGCGTCAAAACGCGCGTTAAAACCCAATAGGGCGAAGTCTCTAAATCGAGGCACGTGTCTAAAGTTCGCGGGTCGTCTGCCGAAAATTCCAGCATGACGCATGAACGATTCACACTCCCCAAAGACGATCCCATCTGGGCCGAAGCCCGGGCGCTCGAGGCCAGTATCCGCGTGATCCGGCGCGCCCAGGGCAAGCGCAATCCGCAAGACCTGGAGGCCGGCAGCTCCGCATGGCTCGAAGCGATGGAAGATTTCGCGCACGATGTCGCGCGTGTCGTCGCGCAATACCCGAACGCATCGGCTCAGGACGACGACAGCGAATTGCACGGCGCGGGCGCGGCTGGCTAGGTGCGGCTGGCTAGGTGCGGCCGGCAAGGTGCGGCCGGCAAGGCGGCGAGCGGGTCCGCTCGCCCGGAAGGCCTAGGCCGGTCCGGCCTGGCGCCGCGCAGCACCTCGCGCGGGAAGCCGAAACGGCGTAATAACGCGTCCCGAAGCCCGTGCGGGCCCCGGCCGCGTGCGGTCATCAGAAGTCGCTCGTGACCGAGAACCATGCCGTGCGCGGCGCGGCCTGTGTCAGGTAACCGCCAAGCGACGACGACCAGTACGAGCGATTCGCGAGATTGGTCACCATCACCTTGAAGCTCGTGTCGTGGCCCGCCACCTTGGTTTCGTAGCGCGCGCCCACGTCGAAGCGCGTCCACGAAGGCACCTGCAACGTGTTCGCCTGATCGAGGTACTGCGTGCTCGTCCAGAGCGCGCGGCCCATCAGCGTGAGGCCGGCGAGTTGCGGCACGTCGTATTCGACGTTCGCGTTCACGCTCCATGCGGGCACGCCGATCGGACGATTGCCGTCCGTCGCGCCGCCCGCCGTGTCCTCGAGCTTCGCGTTGATGTACGACACGCCGCCGATCAGGCGCACGCCCTTGAGCGGTTCGCCGTACATCGAGAATTCCACGCCGCGGTGTTGCTGAATGCCGTCCGCGCCATAGATGTTCGTGACCGCGTTCGTGTAGGCGACCTGCTGGCGGATCTGATAGATCGCGAGCGCCGCGCCGTAGTGGTTCGCGTCGTACTTCACGCCGGCTTCGTACTGCTTGGCGCGGAACGGGGCGATCACGGCGCCGGAGTTGGCCGCCGTGGTCGGCGCGGTGCCGCCCTCGACGAGGCTTTCCGCGCGATTCGCGTAGACCGACAGGTTCGGCTGGATCTTGTAGACGAGGCCGACGATCGGCGTCGTCGCCGAGTCGGAGTACGCCGCGTTCTGCACTTCCGTGCCGTACGCGTAACCGTTCTGGAGAAGGTCCTGATGGCGGGCGCCGATCGTGAACAGCACGCGGTCATTGAAGAGACCCAGCGTGTCCGACACGACGAAGCTGCGCATCAGCGCGACGCTGGTCAGGCCCGGATCGGCGAAGTTGCCGGTGGCCGGTGCCGTCGGTTGGGCCACGCGCGGCGTGTCGTAGAGGCTCGTGGAGAAGCCCGAGCTGAAGCCGTACGCGTTGTAGCCCGCAACGCGGTTGATCTGCCAGCCCGCGTTGAACTGGTGCGAGACCGGACCGGTGTCGAACTTGCCGCGCACGCCCACCTGCGCCGAGATGGCGTTTTCCTTGTGGATCGACGGGAACGCGTAGGCCGTGCCCGCGCCGTTGAAGTCGTAGATGCTCGAGGTGGTGCTGTTCTCGCTCGTGTGGCGCGAACCCACACCCGCGTAGAAGGTCCAGTTGCGCGTGATGTCGTACTCGCCGCGCAGCATGCCGATGGTGTCTTCGGTCTGGTAATACGCCCACGGCTGCGCGTAGTTGTAGCTGGCCGAAGGCGTGGCCGGCAGTACGGTGCCCGACTCGAACACCACCGGGCGGTTCTGCGCCTGATGTTCCTTCTGATACAGGAAGTCGGCATACAGGCGCAGCTTGTCGCCGCGATAGTCGAGCGAAACAGCCGTTTGCTGCGAGTGATCGACTTCGTTCTGGATCGCCGCGTCGCCGCCTTCGACCGTCTGATTCACGCGAATGCCGAACTGGTCGTTGCTGCCGAAACGGCGGCCCACGTCGACCCGCGTGCCGATCTCGCCCGACGCGCTGCCTTCCACCGTCACGCGCGTGAGCGGTTTGTCGTCGGCGACCTTGGTCTGGATGTTGATGTCGCCGCCCACGCCGGAACCGCCGGGCGCCGCGCCGTTCACGAACGCCGTCGCGCCCTTGAAGATGTCCACGCGTTCGATCGCGCCCGTGCCCACCATCTGGCGCGGCGTGAGGCCGTACATGCCGTTCAGGGCGACGTCGTCGGAATACACCTCGAAGCCGCGAATGATGTAGGTCTCGGCGATCGTGCCGTAGCCCAGCGCGGTGCGCACGGCGGGGTCGTTGGCGACCACGTCCGCGATCGTGTGCGCCTGCTGATCCTGAATCAGCTTCGAGGTGTAGCTCGTGACCGAAAACGGCACGTCGATCAACTTCTGCTGGCCCAGCACGCCGATCTGCGCGCCGCTCGCCGTCTGGCCGCCCGCGTGGGCCGGGGCGAGATCGCCCGGCAACTGCTCGCGCGCGCCCTGAACCTTGACCGCGGGAAGCACCGAAGCCGCCGCACCGTTCGTATCGCCCGCGCCGGTTTGCGCGTCCGCGGCGAAGGCGCCGTTCGACAGGCCGGCGAGGCAGACCGCGGTAATCGGGAAAATCTGCCGGATGACGGCGGTGAGCGGCGACAGGCGGAGCGCCGAAGCGGAACGGTTAGCGGTTCGATTCATATGAAGGGCGGCGTGTGGAAGCGTTGATCTATGGTGCATGAACGGCCGCTATGATACATGTAAATGAGAATGATTCTGGTTTTGACTCGCAACGCGACCGCAAAAACAACAGTCGCGATTCCGGTCGTCGCCACGCGGTAAAAATTGCGGCGTGCGGGTCGAACGATGTTTTGTCACCGGTTTCGGGCACGATCGCACACTGACGTAAGAACACGTAATCATCAGAAGAAAGCTTCAAAAAACGGGCAAACGTTTGCACAGGCTTGCGCAGCAAAGGGAATCTTGAAGTTTTTCGGCTGGCTGCCGTAAACTCGGTCGCGGGCCGGGTGGGCCGCCGGTTCCGGCATCCAGACGGCGGCGGCCGTTCGCGCAACGCGCACCCGCTGCCACGCCCGGTTTTCATTCGCCTAACAAAAGTCGTTCATGCTGGCAGCGTCGCCGGTCCTCGCCGAGTCCTGCCCCGCGTCCTTCCCCGAATCGTCCGAATTCGCGCGTGAGCCATCGCGCGCGTCCGGTGCGTTGGCGTTCGGTCCGGCGAGCGGGCATTCGGCTGAAATGGAGAGTTCCCTGTAATGAGCGTGTTCGGCTGCATCGTGTACCACCACAATCTGTGGCTGGTCCTGCTCGCGGTGATGATCTGCGGCGCCGGTTCGTGGGTCACCGCGCGCCTCGTGCTGCGCGCGTTCGCCACGCAGGGCATGCAGCGCGTGGGCTGGCAGTTTCTGACCGCCGTGGTGGCCGCCGCCGACATCTGGTGCACGCACTTCGTCGCCATGCTCGGCTTCGAACCCGGCGTGCCCGTGGCCTTCGACCCGGTCATGACCATCGCCTCGCTGCTGATCGCGCTGGTGGGCGGCTTCGCCGGTTTCGTCGTGGCGACGAGCCGCATCATGCGCGCGGCCCCCGCGCTGGGCGGCGCGATCGTCGGGCTCGCCATCGCGCTCATGCATTACACGGGCATGCTCGCGTATCGCGTGGAAGGCATCGTGAGCTGGAATCGCGGCTGGCTGGTCACGTCGATCGTGTTCTCGGTGCTCTTCAGCGCGCTCGCGCTCCAGCGCGCCCATGTGGCGCACGCGCGCGCGGAGCGCGGGCCGTCCATCGGCGGCCTGGCCGACCGCAAGTCGGCGCACGCGGCGGTGCCGCTGATCGCGGGCATTCTCGCGTTCGCGATCGCTTCGCTGCACTTCATCGGCATGACGGCATTCCAGGTCGAGCCGCTGGCGCTTGCCGGCGACTTCACGAATCCGGCCGCGCTGCACGCGCTCGCGCTGGCCGTGGCGAGCATGGCGCTCGTGATCGCGGGCGCGGGTTGCGTGAGCTATCTGCTCGACGACAGCGTGCGCGCCGAGTCGGTCGAGCATTTGCGTACCATGGCGATGAGCGACATGCTCACGGGCCTGCCGAACCGCGCGAGCTTCAACGCGCGCATCGACGCCGAACTCGCCCGCACCGACGACCCGCGCCAGCTCGCGCTGATCGGTATCGACCTGAACCGCTTCAAGGAAATCAACGACCTGCACGGTCATCATGCTGGCGACGAAGTACTGCGCATTCTCGCGCGGCGCCTGCAAAGCCTCGTGCGCGAAGACGAGTTCGTAGCGCGCGTGGGCGGCGACGAATTCGTGGCCATGCAGCGCTTCGCCACGCGCGAGGCGCTGGCGGATCTGCTCACGCGGCTCGAAACGGCGCTGTATCGCCCGGTTCGTTACGACGACGCCGAAGTGACCGCGGGCGCGAGCCTCGGCGTGGCGATCTATCCCGACGACGCCACCAGCAAGACCGTGCTGATCAACAACGCCGACCTCGCGATGTATCGCGCGAAAGCCGACCTCACGCATGCGGTGTGCTTCTACGAGCCCGCCATGGACGAGATCGCGCGGGCGCGCCGCTCGCTCGCGGCCGACCTGCGCGAGGCGCTCGCGCGCGGCCAGTTGAGCGTCTATTACCAGGTGCAGACGTCGATCTCGACCAACGGCATTTGCGGCTACGAGGCGCTGCTGCGCTGGGAGCATCCGCGCCACGGCTTCATTTCGCCCGCGGAGTTCATTCCGATCGCGGAAGAAAACGGCCTGATTCTCAGCATCGGCGCATGGGTGCTGCGCGAGGCCTGCCTGCGCGCCGTTTCGTGGAAGCCGCCGTACAAGGTGGCCGTGAATCTTTCGGCGGTGCAGTTCGCGCACGCCGACTTGCCCAAGCTCGTGGAAACCACGCTGGCCGAAACCGGTCTCGCGCCCGAGCGGCTCGAACTGGAGCTGACCGAATCGACGATTTTCGCCGATCGCGAGCGCTCGCTCGCCGTGCTCCAGCGTATCAAGGCGCTGGGCGTGAACATCGCGCTCGACGATTTCGGCACGGGTTATTCGTCGCTCGACACGCTGCGCTCGTTTCCGTTCGACAAGATCAAGCTCGACCGCTCGTTCGTGAGCGATGCCGAGTCGAACCGGCAGACCACGGCGATCATTCGCGCGGTGCTCGCGCTCGGCAAGAGCCTGGAGATTCCGGTGCTCGCGGAAGGCATCGAAACCCAGGACCAGCTCGCGCTGCTCGCCGAGGAAGGCTGCGACGAAGTGCAGGGCTTCCTGCTCGGCCGCCCGGCGCCGCTCGACCAGATCGTCGCGAGCGGGCAGCTCACGATCGCGGGCGAGGCGGTGGGCGCGGCTGCGAGCTGAGCGGCCGAACCGCTGTGATCACGCGCTGTCCCCAGCGGCCAGCGCGAACCCTTCGTCGACCCAACCCGTCACGCCGCCGATCATCACCTTGACCGGGCGGCCCAACTGCGCGAGGCGGATCGCGCCGCGCGTGGCGCCGTTGCAGTGCGGGCCCGCGCAATAGGTCACGAAGCGCGCGTTGGCGGGGAAGGCCGCGAGCTTCGACGCCACGATCTTGCCGTGCGGCAGATTGATCGCGCCGGGCACGTGGCCTTGCGCGTAGAGCGCCGGGCTGCGCACGTCGAGCAGCACGAAGCCGGGGCTTTCGCGGTCGGCCAGCGCGAGCGCGGCATGCACGTCGGAGCAATCGGTTTCGAAGCGCAACGACGCGCTGAAATGCGCGAGCGCGTCGGCGCTTTCCGCGGCGGGCACGGCGAATACGGTGGACATCGGCTGTTCTCCGGTGAATGTCGATAGCGTCCATTCTGCGAATTCGCACCGCCGCGCGACAGTGGCGCGATAGTCAATCTCCGGTAACATTGCGCCATGAACGCCTCCCGTGCCCATCTCGTCGTCGCGCTCGCCTACGATCGGCTGTGCACGTTCGAATTCGGCTGCGTGACCGAATTCTTCGCGCTCGAGCGCCCCGAACTCGACATCGACTGGTATCGCTTCGCCGTGTGCGCCGACGAACGCGGCCCGTTGCGCGCGGCGGGTGGCATCACCGTGCAGGCCGGCTACACGCTCGCGATGCTCGACCGCGCGCAGACCATCGTCATTCCCGGCTGGCGCGACGCCGACGAAACGCCGCCCGAGGCGATCCTCCGGAAGTTGCGCGCGGCGTACGAGCGCGGCGCGCGGCTCTGCTCGATCTGCTCGGGCGTGTTCGTGCTCGCGGCCGCGGGCGTGCTCGACGGCAAGCGCGTCACCACGCACTGGCGTTATGCGGAACGGTTGGCGCAACGCTATCCGCGTGTGCACGTGGAGCCGCAGTCTCTCTATGTCGACGAAGGCCAGATTCTTACCTCGGCCGGCTCGGCGGCGGGGCTCGACATGTTGCTGCATCTCGTGCGCCTCGATCACGGCGCCGCCGTCGCCAATCGCGTGGCGCAACGGCTCGTCATCGCGCCGCATCGCGAGGGCGGTCAGGCGCAATTCGTGCCGCGCCCGATGCCGCCCGACGAGGCGAGCCGACTCGCCCGGCTGATGGACTGGGTGCGCGCGAACCCGCGCCGCGCGCATAGCGTGGCGTCGTTGGCCGAGCGGGCGGCCATGAGCCCGCGCACGTTGCAACGGCAGTTTCTCGAGGCCACCGGCATGGGGCCGTACGAATGGGTCGTGCGCGAGCGCGTGAACGTGGCGCGCGATCTGCTGGAGTCGCGTCCGCGTCTCGCGCTGGCGCGCGTGGCCGAACTGGCGGGCTTCGGTTCCGAGGAGTCGATGCGCCGGCATTTCCGGCGTATCGCGCTGACGAGTCCGGCGGCGTATCGAGCGCAATTCGGGGCACAATTCGGGGCGCAATTCGGGGCGCAATTCGGAGAAAAATTCGGGGAAAAATTCGCAGCGAAGACCGGCTGAGGCGGCGGCACGTAACGCGGCAGAGCCGCGCCTCGATTCGCGTTGGCCCCAGGGCAAACCCTTGCCATTCGTGTTAGCATGCGCGCTTCCGTCCGTCAGACAAACCACGCGCGCGCGTAGGCGCGTGACCCGCTGGTGGGCGCCGCCGGGCCTTGAAAATCCGCAGAAGCCCGTCTCGCTGCGGTTTTGCGCCCCGTCCCCCATTCCCGTTGTTCTCGAGTTCCGTTTCGCGTCGCGCGCGCGGCGGGCGGGGGTGGCCGCGACGTTTTTCGACAACCAGCCGCCATCCCGACCGTTTCATGGAATCCGCTCACACCGGCGTCAGCCGCACCGCTTTCCTGCGCAGCGAACTGCTCGCGGGCCTCACGTCGTCGTTCGCGCTCGTGCCCGAATGCATCGCCTTCGCGCTCGTCGCGGGCGTCAATCCGCTCGCGGGCCTCTACGGCGCGTTCTTCATCTGCACGCTCACAGCGCTGTTCGGTGGCCGCCCCGGCATGATCTCGGGCGCGGCGGGCTCGATGGCCGTGGTGATCGTCGCGCTCGTCGTGCAGCACGGCCCGCAGTATCTGTTCGCCACGGTCTTGCTCAGCGGCCTCGTGATGGTGCTGTTCGGCGCGCTGCGGCTCGGCAAGCTGATCCGCATGGTGCCGCATCCGGTCATGCTCGGCTTCGTCAACGGTCTCGCGATCATCATCGCGCGCGCGCAGTTCGAGCACTTCAAGGTGCCCGGCGCGCAGGGGCCGCAATGGCTGCACGGCGCCGCGCTCTTGCTGATGGCCGGTCTCGTCGCGCTGACGATGGCGATCGTGTTCCTGCTGCCGCGTCTCACCAAGGCGGCGCCGCCCGCGCTGGTGGCGATCGTTGGCGTGGGCGTGGCCGCGCAGTTGCTGCATCTGCCCGTGCGTACGCTCGGCGACATGGCGCACATCGCGGGCGGTCTGCCGACCTTCGCGCTGCCCGCCGTGCCGTTCGATCTCGCCACGCTCAGGATCGTCGCGCCGTACGCGGTGCTCATGGCGATGGTGGGCCTGCTCGAAACGCTGCTGACGCTCAACCTCACCGACGAAGTGACCGCCACGCGCGGCCAGCCCAACCGCGAATGCGTCGCGCTTGGCGTGGCCAACGTGGCCTCGGGTTTGTTCGGCGCGATGGGTGGTTGCGCGATGATCGGCCAGACGGTCATCAACCTCGGCTCGGGCGGCCGCGCGCGGATTTCGGGCGTGACGAGCGGCGTGATGATCCTGCTCTACATCCTGTTCCTCTCGCCGCTGATCGAGCGCATTCCGCTCGCGGCGCTGGTGGGCGTGATGTTCGTCGTGGCGGCGCAGACCTTCGCTTGGGGTTCGCTGCGCGTGCTGCACAAGGTGCCGCGCAACGACGCCGTGGTGATCGTCGCGGTCACGGTCATCACCGTGTGTACGGATCTGGCCACGGCGGTGCTGTGCGGCATCGTCATCGCCTCGCTGAATTTCGCCTGGCAGCACGCGCGCGAATTCCGCTGCGACACCCGCGACAGCGCCGACGGCGCGCGCACCTACGTGCCGCACGGCACGCTGTTCTTCGCTTCGGCCGCGCATTTCCAGACCTTGTTCGATCCCGCGAACGATCCCGTCGAAGTGACGATCGACTGCGCGCATCTGCACGTGGCCGACCACTCGGCCATTGCCGCGTTCGAAGGCGTGCAGCAACGCTACGAGCGCGCGGGCAAGCACGTGGTGTTCGTGCATCTGTCGAAGCGTTGCAGCGCGTTGCTGGCGCGCGCGGACTTCGCGGTGAAGGTGCCGACCTAGGCCGGGTTTTCGCCGATGGCAATCGCGGGCTCGCGGCCCGCTTCGCGAGCGCGCTCGCCGTCCGTTCGCCGCTGCGTTACAGCGACTGAAACGCGAACAGGATCATCGCGACGATCGAAGCGAAGAAGATCGTCGCGCCGATCGTGCGGCGGCGATTGAGCTCCGTCCACAGAATCACGCCGGTAATCGAAAGCAGCACGAGACTGCCGGCGATCGAATCCGCGAGCAGGATCCAGCCCGCCGTCGTGCCGTTCGCGCGATGCAGCGCTTCGAGCACCGCGATCAGACCTTGTTCGCGACGCTCCACGGCAACGAAGGTGCCGCCCTTCCAGTATTCGGCATCCACCAGATATTTCGGCGAAGCGAAGCGCGCGGTCCAGCGTTCGGGCTGCATCACCGACTGATCGCCCCAGCTCACGGCCTGCGCCGGTTCGCGCGCGACGCGGGCGGCGCGCCGGTCGAGTTTCATTTCGCGCTGGACCCATTGCGCCAGCTCGCGCGGGTTGTGCAACGTGGCGGCGTCCACCGGCAACTGCACCCTGGACACCACCGGCGCGCCGCCGGCCTGGATCTTCATCACGGCGCGGTGATTCTGCAAGAAGCCCGTTACGCCGAACAGCAAGCCGAGCACCGCGCCCCACAGGCCCACCCAGCCGTGGATCTTGCGCAGCCATTTGAGAAACTGACTCCGGCGCGAGCGGTTGCCTTTGGGGCGTGACGCGGTGTTAGCGTCGCGCTCGCGCACGGGTTCGGTCGACAAGTCCATCATTTCGATTCGTCCGGTTGGCGATTACCGCGGCGCGCGGCGTTGCACGGGTTCGGCCGGAGCGGAAAGCGCCCAGTCGAAGGCGGCGTCGAACAGCGTCTGGCCGTCGGCGCTGAGTTTTTCGAAGCTGCGATTGCCGAGGAAGAGCGCAACGCGGCGCGCGGGCGCGATGAAGTCGTAGTCCATCGTCGCGCCTTTCTCGTACGCGAATTCCACGGCGTGGGTGGGTTCGCCCGGCACCGTGGCGATTACCGTGGCGGCGGGCGCGGGCTTGCCCCAGCCCATCTGGTCGTCGCGCGGGTAGACCCAGCGCTTGCCTGCGGGCACGCCGCCCGCGAGCGCGCTCGGTGCGTTCACGATATCGACGTAATGCTCTTTCTCGATCTCGCCGCAATCGTCGCCTTTCTTCTGGCCGGTAAAGCGCAGCGAATCGAATAGATCGGACTCCCAGGTGAGGAGCGGCACCGGCACGTCGCGAAACGCCGTGCCGACCATGTCGCGCGCGCTCACCACCGAAGAGATGACCACGAGATCGTAGCCCTTGGCGGCGCTGGCATCGGTGGTTTCGTCGACCATGGTCACGGCCATGCCGCGCGCGGTCAGACGCGCGACCACCTTGT from Paraburkholderia acidisoli carries:
- a CDS encoding TonB-dependent receptor → MNRTANRSASALRLSPLTAVIRQIFPITAVCLAGLSNGAFAADAQTGAGDTNGAAASVLPAVKVQGAREQLPGDLAPAHAGGQTASGAQIGVLGQQKLIDVPFSVTSYTSKLIQDQQAHTIADVVANDPAVRTALGYGTIAETYIIRGFEVYSDDVALNGMYGLTPRQMVGTGAIERVDIFKGATAFVNGAAPGGSGVGGDINIQTKVADDKPLTRVTVEGSASGEIGTRVDVGRRFGSNDQFGIRVNQTVEGGDAAIQNEVDHSQQTAVSLDYRGDKLRLYADFLYQKEHQAQNRPVVFESGTVLPATPSASYNYAQPWAYYQTEDTIGMLRGEYDITRNWTFYAGVGSRHTSENSTTSSIYDFNGAGTAYAFPSIHKENAISAQVGVRGKFDTGPVSHQFNAGWQINRVAGYNAYGFSSGFSTSLYDTPRVAQPTAPATGNFADPGLTSVALMRSFVVSDTLGLFNDRVLFTIGARHQDLLQNGYAYGTEVQNAAYSDSATTPIVGLVYKIQPNLSVYANRAESLVEGGTAPTTAANSGAVIAPFRAKQYEAGVKYDANHYGAALAIYQIRQQVAYTNAVTNIYGADGIQQHRGVEFSMYGEPLKGVRLIGGVSYINAKLEDTAGGATDGNRPIGVPAWSVNANVEYDVPQLAGLTLMGRALWTSTQYLDQANTLQVPSWTRFDVGARYETKVAGHDTSFKVMVTNLANRSYWSSSLGGYLTQAAPRTAWFSVTSDF
- a CDS encoding putative bifunctional diguanylate cyclase/phosphodiesterase, giving the protein MSVFGCIVYHHNLWLVLLAVMICGAGSWVTARLVLRAFATQGMQRVGWQFLTAVVAAADIWCTHFVAMLGFEPGVPVAFDPVMTIASLLIALVGGFAGFVVATSRIMRAAPALGGAIVGLAIALMHYTGMLAYRVEGIVSWNRGWLVTSIVFSVLFSALALQRAHVAHARAERGPSIGGLADRKSAHAAVPLIAGILAFAIASLHFIGMTAFQVEPLALAGDFTNPAALHALALAVASMALVIAGAGCVSYLLDDSVRAESVEHLRTMAMSDMLTGLPNRASFNARIDAELARTDDPRQLALIGIDLNRFKEINDLHGHHAGDEVLRILARRLQSLVREDEFVARVGGDEFVAMQRFATREALADLLTRLETALYRPVRYDDAEVTAGASLGVAIYPDDATSKTVLINNADLAMYRAKADLTHAVCFYEPAMDEIARARRSLAADLREALARGQLSVYYQVQTSISTNGICGYEALLRWEHPRHGFISPAEFIPIAEENGLILSIGAWVLREACLRAVSWKPPYKVAVNLSAVQFAHADLPKLVETTLAETGLAPERLELELTESTIFADRERSLAVLQRIKALGVNIALDDFGTGYSSLDTLRSFPFDKIKLDRSFVSDAESNRQTTAIIRAVLALGKSLEIPVLAEGIETQDQLALLAEEGCDEVQGFLLGRPAPLDQIVASGQLTIAGEAVGAAAS
- a CDS encoding rhodanese-like domain-containing protein — protein: MSTVFAVPAAESADALAHFSASLRFETDCSDVHAALALADRESPGFVLLDVRSPALYAQGHVPGAINLPHGKIVASKLAAFPANARFVTYCAGPHCNGATRGAIRLAQLGRPVKVMIGGVTGWVDEGFALAAGDSA
- a CDS encoding SulP family inorganic anion transporter, with amino-acid sequence MESAHTGVSRTAFLRSELLAGLTSSFALVPECIAFALVAGVNPLAGLYGAFFICTLTALFGGRPGMISGAAGSMAVVIVALVVQHGPQYLFATVLLSGLVMVLFGALRLGKLIRMVPHPVMLGFVNGLAIIIARAQFEHFKVPGAQGPQWLHGAALLLMAGLVALTMAIVFLLPRLTKAAPPALVAIVGVGVAAQLLHLPVRTLGDMAHIAGGLPTFALPAVPFDLATLRIVAPYAVLMAMVGLLETLLTLNLTDEVTATRGQPNRECVALGVANVASGLFGAMGGCAMIGQTVINLGSGGRARISGVTSGVMILLYILFLSPLIERIPLAALVGVMFVVAAQTFAWGSLRVLHKVPRNDAVVIVAVTVITVCTDLATAVLCGIVIASLNFAWQHAREFRCDTRDSADGARTYVPHGTLFFASAAHFQTLFDPANDPVEVTIDCAHLHVADHSAIAAFEGVQQRYERAGKHVVFVHLSKRCSALLARADFAVKVPT
- a CDS encoding PepSY-associated TM helix domain-containing protein; this translates as MMDLSTEPVRERDANTASRPKGNRSRRSQFLKWLRKIHGWVGLWGAVLGLLFGVTGFLQNHRAVMKIQAGGAPVVSRVQLPVDAATLHNPRELAQWVQREMKLDRRAARVAREPAQAVSWGDQSVMQPERWTARFASPKYLVDAEYWKGGTFVAVERREQGLIAVLEALHRANGTTAGWILLADSIAGSLVLLSITGVILWTELNRRRTIGATIFFASIVAMILFAFQSL
- the ftrA gene encoding transcriptional regulator FtrA encodes the protein MNASRAHLVVALAYDRLCTFEFGCVTEFFALERPELDIDWYRFAVCADERGPLRAAGGITVQAGYTLAMLDRAQTIVIPGWRDADETPPEAILRKLRAAYERGARLCSICSGVFVLAAAGVLDGKRVTTHWRYAERLAQRYPRVHVEPQSLYVDEGQILTSAGSAAGLDMLLHLVRLDHGAAVANRVAQRLVIAPHREGGQAQFVPRPMPPDEASRLARLMDWVRANPRRAHSVASLAERAAMSPRTLQRQFLEATGMGPYEWVVRERVNVARDLLESRPRLALARVAELAGFGSEESMRRHFRRIALTSPAAYRAQFGAQFGAQFGAQFGEKFGEKFAAKTG
- a CDS encoding DUF4148 domain-containing protein, whose amino-acid sequence is MKRLPGGRRTHVVWVLLLAGCTVGGVSQSGPYSGPPGGPHLSPTECRDLTALRSQAPPTMAEHQSELGALRKAGYDPSPWADDPYYPDDLQAAQRLVDYWFQTECPRLQSQ